A stretch of DNA from Henriciella sp. AS95:
GCTGTCTACCTCGCAAGTGATGAATCCCGTTTTGTTACCGGAATCGAGCTCATCATCGATGGTGGCTTTGTCGCACAATGAGCCATTTCACGGCTTTCCTCCCGGGCGCTCGATCCAGCCGGATAAAGCGCTCAAACTTGAAAGGGTGCTGATCTACTCAGGTCAGCACCCTTGCCTTCCTAGAGGACTTACTCATGACGCAACTAACCGGAAAAACAGCCATCATAACTGGCGCGGCCAGCGGGATCGGGGCGGCGGCGGCACGCCTGTTTGTCGCCGAGGGTGCCAGTGTTGTCGGCATCGACCTCGACACGGCAGGCCTTGAGGCTCTGGCGGGCGATCTTGGCGCATCCTTCGCCTTTGTCGCCGGAGACATCACCCAGCGCGCGACTCTGGACAGGGCCTTGACCAAGGCTGCAGATCAGTTCGGCGCCCCGAAAATCGCCATCCTCAATGCTGGCATGGACGGCCCCATGGCGCCTCTGCTGGACATCGATCCGAAAGACTTCGACCAGGTTCTCAAGGTGAATGTCAGGGCCGTTTTTGAAGGCGTTCAGGTGTTCGGCCGCGCCATGCAGGCGAGCGGTGGTAGCATCGTCATCACATCATCGGTGAATGGCCTTCGCGCCTTCGGCAATACCAGCCCGTACACGACCAGCAAGATGGCTGTGCTTGGCCTGGCCCGGGCTGCGGCGAACGATCTCGCCGCGTACGGCATCCGCGTGAACACGGTCCATCCGGGCCTGATCGATACACCCATGCTCAAACGCGCCGAAGAAGGCCTGGCCCCCGGTGGGCAGGAAGCCTTGCGCGAGGCGCTGTCGCAGACCGTGGCCCTGAAGCGTGTCGGATCGCCATCGGAGATTGCAAACACGATGCTTTTCCTCGCCAGTGACGCGTCGAGCTATGTCACCGGCGAATCCATTGTCGTGGACGGCGGTTTCACCCGCCTCCTCAGCATGTAGGCATGAAGACGGC
This window harbors:
- a CDS encoding glucose 1-dehydrogenase, which gives rise to MTQLTGKTAIITGAASGIGAAAARLFVAEGASVVGIDLDTAGLEALAGDLGASFAFVAGDITQRATLDRALTKAADQFGAPKIAILNAGMDGPMAPLLDIDPKDFDQVLKVNVRAVFEGVQVFGRAMQASGGSIVITSSVNGLRAFGNTSPYTTSKMAVLGLARAAANDLAAYGIRVNTVHPGLIDTPMLKRAEEGLAPGGQEALREALSQTVALKRVGSPSEIANTMLFLASDASSYVTGESIVVDGGFTRLLSM